The proteins below come from a single Acidobacteriota bacterium genomic window:
- a CDS encoding ABC transporter permease: MSRTFRSVFGFYLLPAVRAPRARAFALLTFLPAVLAVVFRLSFPTRSVEVLGVFSDILVVFYLQFLLIILALFYGTSVCSEEIEGKTLVYLTTRPLSKSGIILGKTAAYALLSAAIVLISLALSFFVMNAGRLSAGEAAGIYLRYGGVLLLGIAAYTAFFAFLGVLLRKAVIIGLAFGFGWESILQYFPGSTQRFSIAHYLKSLLPFTPKAQGFSLLTFRLEPTSDGMSLVALVLITAVFLALACLVFRFKEYISEE; encoded by the coding sequence ATGAGTCGAACGTTTCGTTCCGTCTTCGGTTTTTACCTGCTGCCGGCCGTTCGGGCCCCGCGGGCCAGAGCCTTTGCCCTGCTGACCTTCCTCCCCGCAGTACTGGCCGTGGTCTTCCGCTTGAGTTTCCCAACCCGCTCGGTCGAGGTCCTGGGTGTTTTTTCCGACATCCTGGTCGTTTTCTATCTCCAGTTCCTTTTGATCATCCTGGCGCTTTTTTACGGGACATCGGTCTGTTCCGAAGAAATCGAGGGAAAGACGCTGGTGTATCTGACGACGCGTCCTCTATCCAAATCCGGCATCATCCTGGGAAAAACCGCCGCTTATGCGCTTTTATCCGCGGCCATTGTCCTGATCAGCCTGGCGTTGTCTTTCTTTGTCATGAATGCCGGGCGCCTTTCGGCCGGGGAGGCGGCGGGGATATACCTGAGATACGGCGGTGTCCTCCTCCTGGGAATTGCGGCTTATACGGCTTTTTTCGCTTTTCTGGGCGTCCTCTTGAGGAAAGCGGTCATTATCGGCCTGGCCTTCGGTTTCGGCTGGGAATCGATTCTTCAATATTTCCCGGGTTCGACCCAGCGATTCTCGATCGCCCATTACCTCAAATCGCTCCTGCCATTCACCCCCAAGGCCCAGGGCTTTTCGCTTCTGACGTTCCGCCTGGAACCCACATCGGACGGGATGTCCCTGGTCGCTCTTGTTCTGATCACCGCCGTCTTTCTGGCCCTGGCCTGCCTGGTTTTCCGTTTCAAGGAATACATCTCCGAAGAATAG
- a CDS encoding ABC transporter ATP-binding protein → MTAVIRTNSLSRWYGNVLGLNDVSLDIEPGITGLLGPNGAGKSTFMKLVTGQMKPSSGRASVFGERVWNNPPIFRRIGFCPEQDAFHEGLTGWEFVKGLLDLQGFSSREAADRATRALEFVEMMSDKDRRIRSYSRGMRQRVKIAQSLAHDPDLLILDEPLNGLDPLGKRKIIRLIKDFPKAGRTVLVSSHVLPEIEAMTSRIVLIHQGRILAEGDIHYIRDLIEAHPHVISVECSDPRRLAGILVREVDITRLQFGTDGRTVVFETHARDKVFSRLPRLFVENGIAVESITSPDDNLQSVFDYLVGK, encoded by the coding sequence ATGACGGCCGTCATCCGCACGAACAGCCTGTCACGGTGGTACGGAAACGTCCTCGGTTTGAATGACGTCAGCCTGGACATTGAGCCGGGAATTACGGGTCTTCTCGGACCCAACGGTGCGGGAAAATCGACATTCATGAAACTGGTCACGGGGCAAATGAAACCGAGCTCAGGCCGTGCGTCCGTTTTCGGGGAGCGGGTCTGGAACAACCCTCCGATTTTCCGCCGCATCGGATTCTGCCCGGAACAGGATGCCTTCCATGAAGGCTTGACCGGTTGGGAATTCGTCAAAGGCCTTCTGGATCTCCAGGGTTTTTCGAGCCGGGAGGCGGCCGATCGGGCCACCCGGGCTCTTGAATTCGTCGAGATGATGTCCGACAAGGACAGGCGGATCCGGAGCTACAGCCGCGGCATGCGCCAGCGGGTGAAGATCGCTCAGTCTCTCGCTCACGATCCCGACCTCCTGATCCTGGACGAACCTCTGAACGGACTCGATCCGCTGGGCAAGAGGAAGATCATCCGCCTGATCAAGGATTTTCCGAAGGCCGGGCGGACCGTCTTGGTTTCGAGCCATGTCCTTCCCGAAATCGAGGCCATGACCTCGAGGATCGTTCTCATTCATCAAGGCCGGATTTTGGCCGAGGGCGATATCCACTATATCCGCGATCTCATTGAAGCCCATCCTCATGTCATATCCGTGGAATGCAGCGATCCCCGGCGCCTGGCCGGGATTCTCGTCCGTGAGGTAGATATCACCCGCCTCCAGTTCGGCACCGACGGCCGAACCGTCGTTTTCGAGACGCATGCCCGGGACAAGGTCTTTTCCCGCCTCCCGCGTCTGTTCGTCGAAAACGGCATCGCCGTCGAGTCCATCACGTCTCCCGACGACAATCTCCAGTCGGTCTTCGATTATCTGGTGGGAAAATGA
- a CDS encoding right-handed parallel beta-helix repeat-containing protein produces MRLSKIMAAGLCGAMLVLAAGQVQGAIYVSKAQGSNQNSGAKESPVQEIDRAIALAKPGDEIFIAGGVYSGTFGIGFLESDKPLKIYGSYDEGFSKRDIVNTPTVFQPDNSAGGKARKAFLKFTKAVDGSVVDGLVFDMGFRNAYSPKEGVVKGLGTEGRLLRSTEKPATGNSTVEEPIIQVVSAAQGGDITIQNCVFVNGASFGIQGGHRSGTFRILNNVFVANRMAAVEIFGTCASTGGPGTMSNCGKVEIAYNTILFTWSRLKDLRDMGYGIRVMTKAEYHIHHNIIGGSVLAGIDHTRFNKDEWLKIEDNIFFVNKQADLEYSPASNTKLNLAVEQFGDLMFASVKGNKREIPAKIAVNADYLEGFLNAGYTEQVDFNPDSPANLWREAMGLNKQGKITSQASMFMNRYPWKETLKLFGAVKGYGAQPF; encoded by the coding sequence ATGAGATTATCGAAAATCATGGCTGCGGGCCTCTGCGGCGCGATGCTGGTTCTGGCCGCGGGTCAGGTTCAGGGTGCGATCTACGTTTCGAAGGCTCAGGGCAGCAATCAGAATTCGGGGGCCAAGGAGAGCCCGGTCCAGGAAATCGACAGGGCCATCGCTCTGGCCAAGCCGGGTGATGAGATTTTCATCGCCGGGGGCGTCTATTCCGGGACGTTCGGCATCGGATTCCTGGAGAGCGACAAACCGCTGAAAATCTACGGCAGCTACGACGAAGGTTTTTCAAAACGGGATATCGTCAATACGCCGACCGTTTTTCAGCCGGATAATTCCGCCGGGGGAAAGGCCCGCAAGGCCTTTCTCAAATTCACCAAGGCCGTCGACGGCTCGGTCGTGGACGGCCTGGTCTTCGACATGGGATTCCGCAATGCCTACAGTCCGAAAGAAGGCGTCGTGAAGGGTTTGGGGACGGAAGGCCGTCTGCTCCGATCCACGGAAAAACCGGCAACGGGAAACAGCACGGTCGAGGAGCCCATCATTCAGGTTGTGAGCGCCGCCCAGGGAGGGGACATCACGATCCAGAACTGCGTGTTCGTCAACGGGGCCAGCTTCGGCATCCAGGGCGGCCATCGCTCGGGCACATTCCGGATTCTCAACAACGTGTTCGTGGCCAACCGGATGGCGGCCGTTGAAATTTTCGGCACGTGCGCGAGCACCGGCGGACCCGGAACGATGTCCAACTGCGGGAAAGTGGAAATCGCCTACAACACCATTCTTTTCACCTGGAGCCGCCTGAAAGATCTTCGGGATATGGGCTACGGCATCCGCGTGATGACCAAGGCCGAATACCACATCCACCACAATATCATCGGCGGATCCGTCCTGGCCGGCATCGACCACACACGTTTCAACAAAGACGAATGGCTGAAGATCGAGGACAACATCTTTTTCGTCAACAAGCAGGCCGACCTGGAGTACAGTCCGGCCAGCAACACCAAGCTCAATCTGGCCGTCGAGCAATTCGGCGATCTGATGTTTGCCTCGGTCAAGGGGAATAAGAGAGAAATCCCCGCAAAAATAGCCGTGAACGCCGATTATCTTGAGGGTTTCCTGAACGCCGGCTATACGGAACAGGTCGATTTCAATCCCGATTCCCCGGCCAACCTCTGGCGCGAGGCCATGGGGCTGAACAAGCAGGGCAAAATCACTTCCCAAGCCTCGATGTTCATGAACCGGTATCCCTGGAAGGAAACCCTTAAACTGTTCGGCGCCGTCAAAGGATACGGGGCTCAGCCGTTTTAA